The following are encoded together in the Spiroplasma apis B31 genome:
- the rplK gene encoding 50S ribosomal protein L11, which translates to MAKKITRIAKLEFMAMQAKPGAELASLGINMPQFTQQFNEATKERAGEVVPVVITAYDDKSFDFVLKTTPAAFMLKKAAGIQKGSKTPGKEVVATLTADDIKKIAEYKMPDLNAHTIEAAMKIIEGSAKNMGIKVTGMPEKEAK; encoded by the coding sequence GTGGCAAAAAAAATCACACGTATAGCAAAATTGGAATTTATGGCAATGCAAGCAAAACCAGGAGCTGAATTAGCATCACTTGGAATCAACATGCCCCAATTCACACAACAATTTAATGAAGCCACTAAAGAAAGAGCTGGGGAGGTAGTCCCTGTAGTTATAACTGCATATGACGACAAGTCTTTTGACTTTGTTTTAAAAACTACCCCAGCAGCGTTTATGTTAAAAAAAGCAGCAGGAATACAAAAGGGTTCAAAAACACCTGGTAAAGAAGTTGTTGCAACTTTAACAGCTGACGATATTAAAAAGATAGCAGAGTACAAAATGCCAGACTTGAATGCTCACACAATTGAGGCAGCAATGAAAATTATTGAAGGATCAGCAAAAAATATGGGTATCAAAGTAACTGGTATGCCTGAAAAGGAAGCTAAATAG